In Lates calcarifer isolate ASB-BC8 unplaced genomic scaffold, TLL_Latcal_v3 _unitig_1715_quiver_2043, whole genome shotgun sequence, the sequence ACCGCTGACTCCAGtacaacatcatcaacaagtGCAACGCTGACAGCACCTGTGAGAAAAGCAATGGGAACGACAGAAATGACAAGCACACAGTCAACCACTCTAATGACACCCATTCCAACAACAAGATCACGTAAGTATGAGCCACTGTCCTTTATCTTTGGTTGGTAACATGCTTGTATTTTCTTGTATCATAGTGCAGACTTATGTGAATGCCATTAATTACTAATGATGTGGTAAACATCTCACACTTAACATTAAAgcatttaaagttgttttttactGGTAGTTGATGTCTAAATATCTGAATCATGTTTTGTTGATGATATGCAAATCTAGATAAACTGTCATGTTAAGCTGTACTTTGAACTTTGAAGTATTATTTTAGTGATTGGTCCTGATCAGATGAGTGAAATGAAACTTCTAATATCATTAATATAATATCAATAtacatcagttttaaaaattgAACTTTCTCATAGTTTTTGCTCAGTGTCTCTTTACATCTTTAGCTCCTCATAATCCCAAATACAAGAAACTAGAATACTGGAgctgaattctttttttttttttttttttccattatttgaaaaaaacacTAGTGTTcagtgaaaaggagaaaaatgtcactgcaaTAGCAGAGGATATAGTGATAGACGTAGTCTCAGGACTTATAACTGCGACAAAATACAACTTCACTCTCTacactgtgtgtgacagtgtcaaGCAGTAGAGTAAGCCTCACTGCAGTCACTGGTGAGAGAACTTCCTGTCATACAACCATAAAACAGGAGCCAGCACAGAGCTATGTAACAACATCTCATTTAAAGTTTCTCAGTAACTTCTTTCTCTTTGCATTCCTAGCTCCTCCTAATGCAGAGAACTTTCAACAGACTACACAAAATGAGACCAGTATAactctgcagtggaaaaaagtggaaaacatCCTCAACTATACCCTTGTGTTTggtgaaaaggagaaaaacgtCACTGCAACAGCAGAGGATACAGTGATAGACGTAGTCTCAGGACTCACAAATGCAGCAAAATACAACTTCACTCTCTACACTGTGCGTGACGGTGTCAGAAGCAGTGGAGTAAGCCTCACTGCAGTCACTGGTGAGAGAACTTCCTGTCATACAACCATAAAACAAGAGCCAGCACAGAGCTGTGTAACAACATCTCATTTAAAGTTTCTCAGTAACGTCTTTCTCTTTGCATTCCTAGCTCCTGCTAATGCAGAGAACTTTCAACAGACTACACAAAATGAGACCAGTATAACTCTGCAGTGGAGAAAAGTGAGGAACATCCTCGACTATACACTTGTGTTTggtgaaaaggagaaaaacgtCACTGCAACAGCAGAGGATACAGTGATAGACATAGTCTCAGGACTCACAAGTGGGACAGAAAACACCTTCACTCTCTACACTGTGTTTGGTGGTGTCAGAAGCAGTGGAGTAAGCCTCACTGCAGTCACTGGTGAGAGAACTTCCTGTCATACAACCATAAAACAGGAGCAAGGACAGAGCTGTGTAACAACATCTCATTTAAAGTTTCTCAGTAACTTCTTTCTCTTTGCATTCCTAGCTCCTCCTAATGCAGAGAACTTTCAATGGACTACACAAAATGAGACCAGTATAACTCTGCAGTGGAGAAAAGTGAGGAACATCCTCGACTATACACTTGTGTTCGATGAAGGGGAGAAAAACGTCACTGCAAAAGCAGAGGATACAGTGATAGACATAGTCTCAGGACTTACAAGTGGGACAGAAAACAACTTCACTCTCTACACTGTGTTTGGTGGTGTCAGAAGCAGTGGAGTAAAGCTCACTGCAGTCACTGGTGAGAGAACTTCCTGTCATACAACCATAAAACAGGAGCCAGCACAGAGCTGTGTAACAACATCTCATTTAAAGTTTCTCAGTAACAGAGAGATGTTGCTCACTGAATAATTTGACTATTGCTGATATTCAAATTCAAGATGCATTGTCATATTCAACTCTAGATGTAacaaattataatttattattattatcattggtCCTGTTTGtcagttaaataaatgtaaaacttgCAATAGCCAATAGACACATGATGATTTTAGAGATTTAAGAGGACTGATTTCTCTTTGCATTCCTAGCTCCTTCTAATGCAGAGAACTTTCAACGGACTACACAAAATGAGACCAGTATAACTCTGCAGTGGAGAAAAGTGAGGAACATCCTCGACTATACACTTGTGTTCGGTGAAGGGGAGAAAAACGTCACTGCAAAAGCAGAGGATACAGTGATAGACATAGTCTCAGGACTTACAAGTGGGACAGAAAACAACTTCACTCTCTACACTGTGTTTGGTGGTGTCAGAAGCAGTGGAGTAAGCCTCACTGCAGTCACTGGTGAGAGAACTTTCTGTCATACAACCATAAAACAGGAGCAAGGACAGAGCTGTGTAACAACATCTCATTTAAAGTTTCTCAGTAACTTCTTTCTCTTTGCATTCCTAGCTCCTTCTAATGCAGAGAACTTTCAACCGACTGGACAAAATGAGACCAGTATAACTCTGCAGTGGAGAAAAGTGAGGAACATCCTCGACTATACACTTGTGTTCGATGAAGGGGAGAAAAACGTCACTGCAAAAGCAGAGGATACAGTGATAGACATAGTCTCAGGACTCACAAGTGGGAAAGAATACATCTTCACTCTCTACACTGTGTTTGGTGGTGTCAGAAGCAGTGGAGTAAACCTCACTGCAGTCACTGGTGAGAGAACTTTCTGTCATACAACCATAAAACAGGAGCAAGGACAGAACTGTGTAACAACATCTCATTTAAAGTTTCTCAGTAACAGAGAGATGTTGctcactgaatatttttgactattgctgataaaataatgtgattgaatttaacttttcatttactTAAAACACCACTCAAATCCCATTATTGTGGTAAAAGCTCTCAGTTGCTTTTCTCTAATGAAACTGTCaactgtctgtcttttcagCTCCTGAGAGGGTTAACATGGTGAGagtgacacaaaatgacagCAGTATAACTCTGAGGTGGGACAAGGTTAACAGCATCTCAACATATGTCCTACTATATGATGGCAATGATGGTCCAGTACGGGAGGATATCAGCGCGCTTCCTGAAGACATAACTGTTACACATGTCGTCTCTCCGCTTACTGCTGGAAAAAAATACTATTTCATTCTCACCACTGTGTTTGGGGAAGTCAACAGCACTAAATACACATTTGAAGCTGTGACAGGTAGGTGATCTCTGAATATTCATATGTAGTCATATGTTTTACTTGTGATGCATAAGTCATTagacaaattgttgtttttaactgtacCTTTAACTGTACTTTCTTTTCATCAGTTCCACCAAAGGTGTCTTCGGTTGATGTGACTGAACGCTCTGTGACCAGTCTAACTCTGAACTGGGAAAATGCGGATATAAACTGGACGTACTTGCTTCAGATTAATGGCAGTACTGTGACATTTACCCAGGACATATACCCAAAAGTGTCATATTCAGTCTCACCTCTCAAACCTGGGACACAGTATAACTTCAGTGTGATCACAGTGTTCTCTGGATTCAACAGCACAGCTTATGAAGCCTGCACAGTAACAAGTATGTGCAGACACTCTATCtcttaaaactgttaaaaactgttttgaATAGATATCTCTCAGTATGAATGATAAGATTTTGTTCCACATGTAATTTACAAAGAGCCTACAAGTCCTGGTTCTGTAAAACTAAGCTGTCTGCAgttattttctcattcatttcagcCATAGACTGCGCCAGTGTGCCCTGGCATGTCACTAACTCATCGATCCATGGGATGGTTGAAGGCTTATTCTCAAATGCAACCGCCACTTATGAACAAACTCACATCAGTCCTCAAGGTAGTAATGTGTCATTTACTGGCCTCGTCCCTGGCGCAACCTATAACTTGTTCCTTGAGTACGAAACATGTTCTCAACGCTTTCCACAATGTCACCACACTGAAACAGTGCGTAAGTATAAAACTTTCTTAccacattaacattttgtttgtctgcatttcCCATAGAAATAATATGAACTACTAGCATGATGTTCCTCAATCTATACTTTAAGATGAAAGatttcacaacattttaacCATAATGGTAGTGGAAGGTGCCTGTTGCTTTCATGTAATTAATTGAggcatgtttatttttttcatacacTTGAAACCAAATAGTTATTCCAAGGGAAAAACTTCACAGGATTTGTCAAGAAACCTTCTATACCTTTTATTCACtacaagatttttaaaatcattttatctttaaaaagtgagaaaatagtgaaatgctgtaaatgtatttttgtgtgtgtgagtgactaatcatttcagtgaATGATTGTTTCAACACTACATTATGTGGCATTACTGTGTGatgctggactatttcttttTTGATGAGAATAGAGGGCAAACGCATTTTTTTGCTATGGAGGGCAAATTTTAGAATGGTGGGTAATTGTCATCAAATCTCTGTGTTTATAGAATAGAAATGCATGAGTTAATCTGTTTGTTGATAAGTTATATCTTTGCACTGTGCCGTTATGTGTTGTTAGTGATTGTAAAGGCatctttcttcttgtttcacTCAGGTCCTTCAAGTGTAAGTGCTCACTGTGATTACTTGGGAGCTGGCTATTCCATCTCTGTTGTGTGGATTAAACCAAATGGTGTGTGGACTCAAGTGGAGGTCAACGTTTCTGGGCAATCTCACCCAGTACCTGCAAATGGGGAACAGAGTATTCAAATATCCGGATTCCAACCTGCCCGAACATATGAAGTAACTGTAGATACACTGTCTGGGCATGTGAGGAGTTCTGCACcatatgtttttctgtgtgataCTGATCCAAGGGGTGAGTCAAAGTGAATATATTGCTCCATATAAATactatttaaatgtatttcctaaaataaaagattaacaATATATTCTCACTTTTCCTagtattgtgatttttttcagttattgtACATGACTTGCTTGTTGTTTCATTTAGGTTCTTTTAATTGTCACCTTTTTTCTTCCATTACAAAATTCATCCCAGTggtaaaataaagataattagTCTTTGATCCAAAtgagttgtgttgtgttgagcactgtatatttcaaacatttaatcaaGATTTTACTTCCTATAGGAGTAATTGCAGGATCAGTATTTGCTGTGCTGCTTTTTGCCCTGGTCTGTCTGGCTGTCTTCCTTGTGTTAAAAAGACCAGATTTAATCAGGTTGGTGCTGCCCCAGTGAGAACACTATAGTTATATTATATCCCAGGAATTTACTTTGTTGGACTCAGTCAGTGAAGCTCTTTGTTTATTTCCCACAATAGAAAAAAGTCATTCATTGGTGGGGCCAAACTGTCTAATCCAAAGAGCAAGTAAGTAAAcatttcatctcttcatcttttcGTCTCAGTGTAGTAAAATGACTTAATTCGATCTTGTACAATGAGGTATATGTTAcgtgtattttactttttttagaGCTATATCTGTAGCAGAGTTTCCAAACCACTTCAACCAGTTAAGTGCGGATGACAACAGAGGATTCAGCCAAGAATATGAGGTGCATAAAAAAACGAATTGTATTTCgttcttcctcttcattttcttcctgtttccgTATGGGATCATAAAATTGCGTCTGTATAATTGTGGTACTATTGAATTTGTTTTCCATTGACCTTTGCCTAAATCACACGCCATGTCATCTGGCCACATTATGCAGAACCTTGTTCCTGTTGGCACAGAGCAGACACGGAAAGCCGCAGTTCTACCTGAAAACAAAGCGAAGAATCGTTTCAACAACGTCCTGCCATGTAAGCCTGTCCTCTGACTGCTGAACCTCCCTATCATGAACAACAGAGACTCATGAAATGGTCCAGATCTACTGACctattctgttttgttgtggtCCACTGCAGTTAAACCGTCCTCTGCTGTTTCATCCTAGATGACTGGTGTCGAGTGAGGCTAAATACATCAAATCCCAATGGGACCTCTGACTACATTAATGCCAGTTACATGCCAGTAGGTATTCATTCATTACTGACTATCATTTAATAAAGCTCTATCTGTAATTATAGTTCAACACTATACATTAAGACTGGAAATCATGACACAAGCTCAGTAAAATCCTTTTGTAAGTTAGGACAGTTTTGATAAGCTTGAACCATTCACTATCTGGTGTTAAGGTGTGACAGTTCAAAGTTAATAGTTGCTAAAACATTCTATTCAAAACAGCCTAGCAATTTATGCTGACTTTCTGCAAATTCAtaaaatgttgataaaaataacatataaaatggtgttttatttcataCTGAACAATGTGGCCCATGCTGTATTGAAGCGTTAaagtgtacatactgtattaaCTTTGATAATTTCTTCTCAGGGctacaacagcaacagagagtACATTGCCACACAGGGTCCTCTGCCCTCCACCGTCAATGACTTCTGGAGGATGATTTGGGAACAAAGAGTGAAAGGCATCGTCATGGTAACCAACTGCATTGAAGGAGGACGGGTGAGTCTTCAggaaaatctgatgttttatcGTCTGATTTTATGGAAAGATAAATCCTGAAATTTTATGAGCTGTTGTGAATCATTTGCTCTTTCGGTCTATTGCCACAGCTACATTGAAAcaacaagttgtttttttttttttgtatattttcttttcttagaCCAAGTGTGAACAATACTGGCCTGGAGACGGCAAGCCTTGCCATTACGGAGAGCTCTTGATCACCACCAGATCTGAGCAACAGGAGACCAACTGGACATTGAGGGAATTTAGTTTGAAACATGTATGAAACATCTCTAAAAGTTTTATGGTGTAACTAAATAGGTTGGGTTTTAACATTTCTCTGAGTCATGAAGCCAAGCAAAGAAAGTAAATTGTGACTGTGCCTACACTGAATTGTCAGGAAGCAAATAACCATTtataaaacatatattaaatgtatttttcttgttaATGTCCCCtgagatgtgtgtttgaattttcacacatttcttttcaaaGAGAATAATATTTGTTGCATGTGATTAGAACTCCAAGCATCATTTACCAGCCACTACATTGTTTCAAAACAGAGAACTACAGTATTTGAATCTCTCTTTGTGAATTCTCTTAACAGACAGAAACCTCAGAAAAGCggaaagtgaaacattttcacttcacaGCTTGGCCGGACCATGGAGTCCCTCAGGGCACCAAAATCCTGATCCAGTTCAGAGAACTGGTGAGATGGCATATAGAGAGAGAAGCGGATGGAGCACCAACTGTGGTTCACTGCAGGTACAGGATAAATGCTTCTTTTATGTCTTGAAAGTAACCTATACCATTTGTTGGGTGCTTTATATGGGAACCTAAATTCTCATTTAAAGATGCTTTTATTGGCATGAAAGTAAAGTGCCAAAGCATGAAAATACAATTTAGCCAGTtacacaacaacataaaaataattcaacaaAACCAAGATcgatgcacacgcacacacatttaagTATAAATGATGATATACATTAAACAGCAAGCAATGTGCCCCCTCCTATGTTATTTTcaatttttctcctcttttcgTTGAATTATCTATGTTTTAGCAGGAAGTGCATTTCTGTGTCAACCCCAATTGTCGAACAGTGGCcacatgttctgtttttgttcgTTTAGTTAAATTTGTGGTCAGTGAGTCAGGGTCTGTCTCTGCTTTCTATCTCTGACAGATCTAATAGCTCACCTTTTGCTGTGTTCTCTCTCACAGTGCTGGAGTGGGGAGGACAGGCACTATCATTGCCCTGGATGTGCTACTTCAGCAGCTAGTCAAAAAAAGGGGAGTGGGCATCAATGCTTTTGTGCACAAGATGAGACTGAGTCGACCATACATGGTGCAGACAGAGGTAAAACTGATCATGTTGACTTGCTTCACCCAGGGCTATCACTTCCTTAGTTCGATGTTTAGACACAGTTGGTGGTATTGGTACAAGCACTCATACCACAGCATGAGCTGTGTTTAGATTTCCATGTAGCTGCATTCCATCTTCTCAAAAACATTGTACTTTACTATAGACACTTTAAAATAGATTgtcatgattattatttatttaagtcCTGTCCTTGTATCAAGGTCTGAGAGAAAATATTCCAATCATGAAATAATAACAGAAAACCTGCAGTGTGTGGCATTAGGTCCATTGATTGCACTGTTTTTATGTAACACACTAAGATACAGTATGCTAAGTTTACTTTTCTGAGTAAGAACTGAAATCTTGATTTCAGTCACATTATCATAAGCCTCTCTGCACCACTGTATATGCACTTTTTTGGTGAAGCTTTATTAtatgtgcaaacacaaaagCTTGACCGATATTATTGGGAAACTCAGGCTTGTAAACAGTGTATACTGTGGTCTGCACACAAGGAAGTATTAGCCAGAACACAATGTATGTACATATAGTAGACACTCTACACCCAAAAGAGTTCTGCTTTTCGAATGACCAGcaatttttatttccttttagtCTCAGTACGTTTTCCTGCACCAGTGCATAATGGACAGTCTGCAGCCAG encodes:
- the LOC108890256 gene encoding receptor-type tyrosine-protein phosphatase H isoform X29; the encoded protein is MIKPLSIKITSDHLLLCVFLCLLWGTAYSNTTSTPSATLTATVRNGTADSSTTSSTPSATLTATGTADSSTTSSTPSATLTATGTADSSTTSSTPSATLTATGTADSSTTSSTSATLTAPVRKAMGTTEMTSTQSTTLMTPIPTTRSPPPNAENFQQTTQNETSITLQWKKVENILNYTLVFGEKEKNVTATAEDTVIDVVSGLTNAAKYNFTLYTVRDGVRSSGVSLTAVTAPANAENFQQTTQNETSITLQWRKVRNILDYTLVFGEKEKNVTATAEDTVIDIVSGLTSGTENTFTLYTVFGGVRSSGVSLTAVTAPPNAENFQWTTQNETSITLQWRKVRNILDYTLVFDEGEKNVTAKAEDTVIDIVSGLTSGTENNFTLYTVFGGVRSSGVKLTAVTAPSNAENFQRTTQNETSITLQWRKVRNILDYTLVFGEGEKNVTAKAEDTVIDIVSGLTSGTENNFTLYTVFGGVRSSGVSLTAVTAPSNAENFQPTGQNETSITLQWRKVRNILDYTLVFDEGEKNVTAKAEDTVIDIVSGLTSGKEYIFTLYTVFGGVRSSGVNLTAVTAPERVNMVRVTQNDSSITLRWDKVNSISTYVLLYDGNDGPVREDISALPEDITVTHVVSPLTAGKKYYFILTTVFGEVNSTKYTFEAVTVPPKVSSVDVTERSVTSLTLNWENADINWTYLLQINGSTVTFTQDIYPKVSYSVSPLKPGTQYNFSVITVFSGFNSTAYEACTVTTIDCASVPWHVTNSSIHGMVEGLFSNATATYEQTHISPQGSNVSFTGLVPGATYNLFLEYETCSQRFPQCHHTETVRPSSVSAHCDYLGAGYSISVVWIKPNGVWTQVEVNVSGQSHPVPANGEQSIQISGFQPARTYEVTVDTLSGHVRSSAPYVFLCDTDPRGVIAGSVFAVLLFALVCLAVFLVLKRPDLIRKKSFIGGAKLSNPKSKAISVAEFPNHFNQLSADDNRGFSQEYENLVPVGTEQTRKAAVLPENKAKNRFNNVLPYDWCRVRLNTSNPNGTSDYINASYMPGYNSNREYIATQGPLPSTVNDFWRMIWEQRVKGIVMVTNCIEGGRTKCEQYWPGDGKPCHYGELLITTRSEQQETNWTLREFSLKHTETSEKRKVKHFHFTAWPDHGVPQGTKILIQFRELVRWHIEREADGAPTVVHCSAGVGRTGTIIALDVLLQQLVKKRGVGINAFVHKMRLSRPYMVQTESQYVFLHQCIMDSLQPDEKMEENIYENADMIYVNATALRELQTNG
- the LOC108890256 gene encoding receptor-type tyrosine-protein phosphatase H isoform X20 is translated as MIKPLSIKITSDHLLLCVFLCLLWGTAYSNTTSTPSATLTATVRNGTADSSTTSSTPSATLTATGTADYSTTSSTSATLTATGTADYSTTSSTSAMLTATGTADYSTTSSTSATLTATGTADSSTTSSTSATLTAPVRKAMGTTEMTSTQSTTLMTPIPTTRSPPPNAENFQQTTQNETSITLQWKKVENILNYTLVFGEKEKNVTATAEDTVIDVVSGLTNAAKYNFTLYTVRDGVRSSGVSLTAVTAPANAENFQQTTQNETSITLQWRKVRNILDYTLVFGEKEKNVTATAEDTVIDIVSGLTSGTENTFTLYTVFGGVRSSGVSLTAVTAPPNAENFQWTTQNETSITLQWRKVRNILDYTLVFDEGEKNVTAKAEDTVIDIVSGLTSGTENNFTLYTVFGGVRSSGVKLTAVTAPSNAENFQRTTQNETSITLQWRKVRNILDYTLVFGEGEKNVTAKAEDTVIDIVSGLTSGTENNFTLYTVFGGVRSSGVSLTAVTAPSNAENFQPTGQNETSITLQWRKVRNILDYTLVFDEGEKNVTAKAEDTVIDIVSGLTSGKEYIFTLYTVFGGVRSSGVNLTAVTAPERVNMVRVTQNDSSITLRWDKVNSISTYVLLYDGNDGPVREDISALPEDITVTHVVSPLTAGKKYYFILTTVFGEVNSTKYTFEAVTVPPKVSSVDVTERSVTSLTLNWENADINWTYLLQINGSTVTFTQDIYPKVSYSVSPLKPGTQYNFSVITVFSGFNSTAYEACTVTTIDCASVPWHVTNSSIHGMVEGLFSNATATYEQTHISPQGSNVSFTGLVPGATYNLFLEYETCSQRFPQCHHTETVRPSSVSAHCDYLGAGYSISVVWIKPNGVWTQVEVNVSGQSHPVPANGEQSIQISGFQPARTYEVTVDTLSGHVRSSAPYVFLCDTDPRGVIAGSVFAVLLFALVCLAVFLVLKRPDLIRKKSFIGGAKLSNPKSKAISVAEFPNHFNQLSADDNRGFSQEYENLVPVGTEQTRKAAVLPENKAKNRFNNVLPYDWCRVRLNTSNPNGTSDYINASYMPGYNSNREYIATQGPLPSTVNDFWRMIWEQRVKGIVMVTNCIEGGRTKCEQYWPGDGKPCHYGELLITTRSEQQETNWTLREFSLKHTETSEKRKVKHFHFTAWPDHGVPQGTKILIQFRELVRWHIEREADGAPTVVHCSAGVGRTGTIIALDVLLQQLVKKRGVGINAFVHKMRLSRPYMVQTESQYVFLHQCIMDSLQPDEKMEENIYENADMIYVNATALRELQTNG
- the LOC108890256 gene encoding receptor-type tyrosine-protein phosphatase H isoform X8 is translated as MIKPLSIKITSDHLLLCVFLCLLWGTAYSNTTSTPSATLTATVRNGTADSSTTSSTPSATLTATGTADSSTTSSTPSATLTATGTADYSTTSSTSATLTATGTADYSTTSSTSAMLTATGTADYSTTSSTSATLTATGTADSSTTSSTSATLTAPVRKAMGTTEMTSTQSTTLMTPIPTTRSPPPNAENFQQTTQNETSITLQWKKVENILNYTLVFGEKEKNVTATAEDTVIDVVSGLTNAAKYNFTLYTVRDGVRSSGVSLTAVTAPANAENFQQTTQNETSITLQWRKVRNILDYTLVFGEKEKNVTATAEDTVIDIVSGLTSGTENTFTLYTVFGGVRSSGVSLTAVTAPPNAENFQWTTQNETSITLQWRKVRNILDYTLVFDEGEKNVTAKAEDTVIDIVSGLTSGTENNFTLYTVFGGVRSSGVKLTAVTAPSNAENFQRTTQNETSITLQWRKVRNILDYTLVFGEGEKNVTAKAEDTVIDIVSGLTSGTENNFTLYTVFGGVRSSGVSLTAVTAPSNAENFQPTGQNETSITLQWRKVRNILDYTLVFDEGEKNVTAKAEDTVIDIVSGLTSGKEYIFTLYTVFGGVRSSGVNLTAVTAPERVNMVRVTQNDSSITLRWDKVNSISTYVLLYDGNDGPVREDISALPEDITVTHVVSPLTAGKKYYFILTTVFGEVNSTKYTFEAVTVPPKVSSVDVTERSVTSLTLNWENADINWTYLLQINGSTVTFTQDIYPKVSYSVSPLKPGTQYNFSVITVFSGFNSTAYEACTVTTIDCASVPWHVTNSSIHGMVEGLFSNATATYEQTHISPQGSNVSFTGLVPGATYNLFLEYETCSQRFPQCHHTETVRPSSVSAHCDYLGAGYSISVVWIKPNGVWTQVEVNVSGQSHPVPANGEQSIQISGFQPARTYEVTVDTLSGHVRSSAPYVFLCDTDPRGVIAGSVFAVLLFALVCLAVFLVLKRPDLIRKKSFIGGAKLSNPKSKAISVAEFPNHFNQLSADDNRGFSQEYENLVPVGTEQTRKAAVLPENKAKNRFNNVLPYDWCRVRLNTSNPNGTSDYINASYMPGYNSNREYIATQGPLPSTVNDFWRMIWEQRVKGIVMVTNCIEGGRTKCEQYWPGDGKPCHYGELLITTRSEQQETNWTLREFSLKHTETSEKRKVKHFHFTAWPDHGVPQGTKILIQFRELVRWHIEREADGAPTVVHCSAGVGRTGTIIALDVLLQQLVKKRGVGINAFVHKMRLSRPYMVQTESQYVFLHQCIMDSLQPDEKMEENIYENADMIYVNATALRELQTNG
- the LOC108890256 gene encoding receptor-type tyrosine-protein phosphatase H isoform X30 — its product is MIKPLSIKITSDHLLLCVFLCLLWGTAYSNTTSTPSATLTATVRNGTADSSTTSSTPSATLTATGTADYSTTSSTSATLTATGTADYSTTSSTSATLTATGTADSSTTSSTSATLTAPVRKAMGTTEMTSTQSTTLMTPIPTTRSPPPNAENFQQTTQNETSITLQWKKVENILNYTLVFGEKEKNVTATAEDTVIDVVSGLTNAAKYNFTLYTVRDGVRSSGVSLTAVTAPANAENFQQTTQNETSITLQWRKVRNILDYTLVFGEKEKNVTATAEDTVIDIVSGLTSGTENTFTLYTVFGGVRSSGVSLTAVTAPPNAENFQWTTQNETSITLQWRKVRNILDYTLVFDEGEKNVTAKAEDTVIDIVSGLTSGTENNFTLYTVFGGVRSSGVKLTAVTAPSNAENFQRTTQNETSITLQWRKVRNILDYTLVFGEGEKNVTAKAEDTVIDIVSGLTSGTENNFTLYTVFGGVRSSGVSLTAVTAPSNAENFQPTGQNETSITLQWRKVRNILDYTLVFDEGEKNVTAKAEDTVIDIVSGLTSGKEYIFTLYTVFGGVRSSGVNLTAVTAPERVNMVRVTQNDSSITLRWDKVNSISTYVLLYDGNDGPVREDISALPEDITVTHVVSPLTAGKKYYFILTTVFGEVNSTKYTFEAVTVPPKVSSVDVTERSVTSLTLNWENADINWTYLLQINGSTVTFTQDIYPKVSYSVSPLKPGTQYNFSVITVFSGFNSTAYEACTVTTIDCASVPWHVTNSSIHGMVEGLFSNATATYEQTHISPQGSNVSFTGLVPGATYNLFLEYETCSQRFPQCHHTETVRPSSVSAHCDYLGAGYSISVVWIKPNGVWTQVEVNVSGQSHPVPANGEQSIQISGFQPARTYEVTVDTLSGHVRSSAPYVFLCDTDPRGVIAGSVFAVLLFALVCLAVFLVLKRPDLIRKKSFIGGAKLSNPKSKAISVAEFPNHFNQLSADDNRGFSQEYENLVPVGTEQTRKAAVLPENKAKNRFNNVLPYDWCRVRLNTSNPNGTSDYINASYMPGYNSNREYIATQGPLPSTVNDFWRMIWEQRVKGIVMVTNCIEGGRTKCEQYWPGDGKPCHYGELLITTRSEQQETNWTLREFSLKHTETSEKRKVKHFHFTAWPDHGVPQGTKILIQFRELVRWHIEREADGAPTVVHCSAGVGRTGTIIALDVLLQQLVKKRGVGINAFVHKMRLSRPYMVQTESQYVFLHQCIMDSLQPDEKMEENIYENADMIYVNATALRELQTNG
- the LOC108890256 gene encoding receptor-type tyrosine-protein phosphatase H isoform X1, coding for MIKPLSIKITSDHLLLCVFLCLLWGTAYSNTTSTPSATLTATVRNGTADSSTTSSTPSATLTATVRNGTADSSTTSSTPSATLTATGTADSSTTSSTPSATLTATGTADYSTTSSTSATLTATGTADYSTTSSTSAMLTATGTADYSTTSSTSATLTATGTADSSTTSSTSATLTAPVRKAMGTTEMTSTQSTTLMTPIPTTRSPPPNAENFQQTTQNETSITLQWKKVENILNYTLVFGEKEKNVTATAEDTVIDVVSGLTNAAKYNFTLYTVRDGVRSSGVSLTAVTAPANAENFQQTTQNETSITLQWRKVRNILDYTLVFGEKEKNVTATAEDTVIDIVSGLTSGTENTFTLYTVFGGVRSSGVSLTAVTAPPNAENFQWTTQNETSITLQWRKVRNILDYTLVFDEGEKNVTAKAEDTVIDIVSGLTSGTENNFTLYTVFGGVRSSGVKLTAVTAPSNAENFQRTTQNETSITLQWRKVRNILDYTLVFGEGEKNVTAKAEDTVIDIVSGLTSGTENNFTLYTVFGGVRSSGVSLTAVTAPSNAENFQPTGQNETSITLQWRKVRNILDYTLVFDEGEKNVTAKAEDTVIDIVSGLTSGKEYIFTLYTVFGGVRSSGVNLTAVTAPERVNMVRVTQNDSSITLRWDKVNSISTYVLLYDGNDGPVREDISALPEDITVTHVVSPLTAGKKYYFILTTVFGEVNSTKYTFEAVTVPPKVSSVDVTERSVTSLTLNWENADINWTYLLQINGSTVTFTQDIYPKVSYSVSPLKPGTQYNFSVITVFSGFNSTAYEACTVTTIDCASVPWHVTNSSIHGMVEGLFSNATATYEQTHISPQGSNVSFTGLVPGATYNLFLEYETCSQRFPQCHHTETVRPSSVSAHCDYLGAGYSISVVWIKPNGVWTQVEVNVSGQSHPVPANGEQSIQISGFQPARTYEVTVDTLSGHVRSSAPYVFLCDTDPRGVIAGSVFAVLLFALVCLAVFLVLKRPDLIRKKSFIGGAKLSNPKSKAISVAEFPNHFNQLSADDNRGFSQEYENLVPVGTEQTRKAAVLPENKAKNRFNNVLPYDWCRVRLNTSNPNGTSDYINASYMPGYNSNREYIATQGPLPSTVNDFWRMIWEQRVKGIVMVTNCIEGGRTKCEQYWPGDGKPCHYGELLITTRSEQQETNWTLREFSLKHTETSEKRKVKHFHFTAWPDHGVPQGTKILIQFRELVRWHIEREADGAPTVVHCSAGVGRTGTIIALDVLLQQLVKKRGVGINAFVHKMRLSRPYMVQTESQYVFLHQCIMDSLQPDEKMEENIYENADMIYVNATALRELQTNG